Part of the Rothia mucilaginosa genome, TCAACGAGTTCAACTCCATAATACGAACCACAGTATCACGGGTGTCACCGTGCGGATCCACCGCCTGAGCAATATCCCACAGGGTCTCTCCGTGCTTGACCACGACGACGGTTCGAGTCACCGAAGCGTTCTCCACGGAGGCAGAAGCCGCCGGACCAAAGAAGCTAATAGCGCCGAGCACAATCAGTGCCGCCAAAGTCAGCAGAGGCAGACCCTTCAAGAAACCGCGCGGAGTACCAAGACGACGAATAGAAGAGGGAACCGCGCGCAGAAGCTCGCCACCCTTAGCCAGAAGAACACTCTTCGCACTAGGCGCCTGAGCCGCAGAAGATGCCTGAGTAGAAACAACAGGGGTAGAAACGGCGGGAGCGTGAGCGGGCTGAGCCTCCTGCGCGGGACGGGGTGCATGAGCC contains:
- a CDS encoding LysM peptidoglycan-binding domain-containing protein; translated protein: MTTAAPIASHGTSAHLPAGLVVLHPARTASASTVSASTVQGRSRVPASSQSVRSSRAAHAPRPAQEAQPAHAPAVSTPVVSTQASSAAQAPSAKSVLLAKGGELLRAVPSSIRRLGTPRGFLKGLPLLTLAALIVLGAISFFGPAASASVENASVTRTVVVVKHGETLWDIAQAVDPHGDTRDTVVRIMELNSLTSTSVDAGQRLEIPQTQR